The genomic window GACGATCGACTTATGTGCCACTATTGCGGAGTAGCGCACATGTTGCCTAAGGCATGCCCTGGATGCAAGGGTGGTGCTGATAACTTCTTAAAAAAAGGAATTGGTACACAAAAAGTGGTTACCATTTTGGAAAAAATGTTTCCACACGCAAAGATTGCACGTGCTGATATGGATACCACAACCAAAAAAAAGGTATGGCAACAAACAATTGCTGATATGACGTCTGGGACAATTGATATTTTAGTGGGCACACAAACAATCACCAAAGGTTTTCATTTTCCTAATGTTACCCTTGTTGGTGTGTTGTGGGCAGATTTGCACTTGGGCTTTCCGGTGTACAATGCAGCTGAAACTGCACTACAACAACTAATCCAAGTTGCAGGCCGCGCGGGTAGAAGTCAAAAAGCAGGCACCGTTATTATTCAAACAATGGCAGAACATACATTGTTTAACCATTTAAATGAAATTGATTACCTTCAGTTTTATGCAGCAGAAATGAGCATGCGCACAGAATTAGGGTATCCACCCGCAGCTCGCTTTGCAGAATTGGAAATTAAACACATCAATGAAAAAAAATTGGAAACTGATACAAATAACTTGATTGATTACTTGCATGCGTATGCAAAAAAAGCAGATTTACAAGTGAGTATTCTCGGACCTGCCAAACCGCCGGTATCAAAAATAAAAGAGATACATAGCCGCAAGATTTATATCAAAGCTAAATATTTTGCGCACATTGCGCAGTTGTATCAACAAGTGAATAAGAAAAATTATTCGAGTTCAATTTATTTTACTCCGAACCCGCTTTAGCCCAACCTTTTACCCCATTTCACTTTGTTTCATTGGGGTCCCCATACGAATAATGAGGATGGGATATAAATCTGGCATCCAAAAAAAGAATTTCTTTTAAACAGGAGTCCCCGGCGCAGTTTACGAGGCTGGGGTTAGAAAAAAATGTTTACGAAAATGTTTTAGCTCTGCAATTGATTCATACACATCACTCAATGCACGATGCATATCAGATTTTTTATATTCAATGTTTTTATCTTGAGGATACCAACGTCGCACTAATTCTTTGATACTCGTAACATCAACAATGCGATAATGCAGATAATGAGTAATACTTGGCATATATCTGTCCAAAAAAACACGATCCTGCCACACAGAATTACCTGCTAACATACCAGTATGAATTGGACAATGTTGTTTAATAAAGGCAAGAGTTTCTCTTGCTGCCTGCTCCAAACTAATTGTTGATTGGCGTACTGCATCAGTTAACCCTGTTTTACCATGGTGATCTTGGCACCATTTACCCATAGCAGCAAGTTTTTCTTCTGGTTGATTAATGATAAATGAAGGCCCTTGCGCAATCACATTCAA from Candidatus Babeliales bacterium includes these protein-coding regions:
- the orn gene encoding oligoribonuclease produces the protein MAKNDIIGNLVWLDLEMTGLNIAHDVIIEIASVITDGNLNVIAQGPSFIINQPEEKLAAMGKWCQDHHGKTGLTDAVRQSTISLEQAARETLAFIKQHCPIHTGMLAGNSVWQDRVFLDRYMPSITHYLHYRIVDVTSIKELVRRWYPQDKNIEYKKSDMHRALSDVYESIAELKHFRKHFFLTPAS